One Sanguibacter sp. HDW7 DNA window includes the following coding sequences:
- a CDS encoding PTS transporter subunit EIIC, with the protein MTTVDQTAPRAKRTIPGFAQLQRVGRSLMLPIASLPAAALLLRLGQPDMLGADGLGKSADWLVPVAAVLAAAGGALLDNLPILFAIGVAIGYARKSDGSTGLAAIIGYLVFTGVTKAMSPYILGKPDAVVSGDVLKGVDPAALTAAQGGDYTALVQAGVDAGAGAPTQALINYGVLGGIVIGLTAAVLYQKYYRIKLPAYLAFFGGRRFVPIVTAGAAVLIGVLAAFIYPAFDAAFTAVGDWVTGSAVVGGFVFGTLNRLLVPFGLHHLLNSMPWFQFGDFTNAAGNVVHGDIPRFLAGDPTAGMFQAGFFPIMMFALPAAALAFVHTAKPQNRKVIAGIMGSAALVAFVTGVTEPLEFAFVYVAYPLYAIHAVLTGASLAIVNALEMRSGFGFSAGAIDFLLNWNIAENPVGIVVVGLVFAVIYYFLFRFVITKWNLKTPGREDEGVEGVDTAALVADDPTGGAATSGAGRTTSGGDTA; encoded by the coding sequence ATGACCACGGTCGACCAGACCGCCCCACGCGCGAAGCGGACCATTCCCGGTTTCGCCCAGCTGCAGCGCGTGGGACGTTCCCTCATGCTTCCCATCGCCTCGCTGCCCGCAGCGGCGCTGCTCCTGCGACTGGGCCAGCCCGACATGCTCGGCGCCGACGGCCTCGGCAAGAGCGCCGACTGGCTCGTTCCCGTCGCTGCCGTCCTTGCCGCCGCCGGTGGCGCGCTCCTCGACAACCTGCCGATCCTCTTCGCGATCGGTGTCGCGATCGGCTACGCGCGCAAGTCCGACGGCTCGACGGGCCTCGCCGCGATCATCGGCTACCTGGTCTTCACGGGTGTCACGAAGGCGATGTCGCCCTACATCCTCGGCAAGCCTGACGCCGTCGTGTCAGGAGACGTGCTCAAGGGCGTCGACCCGGCGGCTCTCACCGCCGCGCAGGGCGGCGACTACACGGCGCTCGTCCAAGCAGGTGTCGACGCGGGGGCTGGGGCACCCACCCAGGCCCTCATCAACTACGGCGTCCTCGGTGGCATCGTCATCGGCCTCACGGCTGCGGTGCTCTACCAGAAGTACTACCGCATCAAGCTCCCCGCGTACCTCGCGTTCTTCGGCGGTCGCCGCTTCGTGCCGATCGTCACGGCCGGTGCCGCCGTCCTCATCGGCGTCCTCGCCGCCTTCATCTACCCGGCGTTCGACGCCGCGTTCACCGCGGTCGGCGACTGGGTCACCGGCTCGGCCGTCGTGGGTGGTTTCGTCTTCGGAACGCTCAACCGCCTGCTCGTGCCCTTCGGCCTCCACCACCTGCTCAACTCGATGCCGTGGTTCCAGTTCGGTGACTTCACGAACGCGGCCGGCAACGTCGTCCACGGCGACATCCCGCGCTTCCTCGCGGGCGACCCGACCGCAGGCATGTTCCAGGCCGGCTTCTTCCCGATCATGATGTTCGCGCTGCCGGCCGCTGCCCTCGCGTTCGTCCACACGGCCAAGCCGCAGAACCGCAAGGTCATCGCGGGCATCATGGGCTCCGCTGCCCTCGTCGCGTTCGTCACGGGTGTCACCGAGCCGCTCGAGTTCGCGTTCGTCTACGTCGCCTACCCGCTCTACGCGATCCACGCCGTGCTCACCGGTGCGTCGCTCGCGATCGTCAACGCGCTCGAGATGCGTTCCGGCTTCGGCTTCTCGGCCGGTGCGATCGACTTCCTCCTCAACTGGAACATCGCGGAGAACCCGGTCGGCATCGTCGTCGTCGGCCTCGTGTTCGCGGTCATCTACTACTTCCTCTTCCGCTTCGTCATCACGAAGTGGAACCTCAAGACCCCTGGTCGTGAGGACGAGGGCGTCGAGGGTGTCGACACGGCCGCGCTCGTCGCGGACGACCCCACCGGTGGCGCGGCCACGAGCGGTGCGGGCAGGACCACCTCCGGGGGTGACACTGCATGA
- a CDS encoding GntR family transcriptional regulator has product MTPQQAARRHKHLVVRDYLAELIATELEVGDAVPSERALTERFDVSRMTVRQALDALVAEGTLVREQGRGTFVAPRHADFEMRLTTFGEESRRRGLEPGAQVLQADTVPAGPRVARALDLPEGAPVHHVSRLRTADGTPMSIETSWIPAHLAPDLLADGVPDSLYAVLRELNLGPTWGEDALQAADATTTEAEQLGMTTSRAVMRTQRRSYSGQTAVMFTQSTFRGDRYSVIVPLREARPMLVPRPPRATQHGPGAVEPVAAQLAPATLAPAPLVPAPFATTPEGVS; this is encoded by the coding sequence ATGACGCCGCAGCAGGCAGCGCGCCGCCACAAGCACCTCGTCGTGCGCGACTACCTCGCCGAGCTCATCGCCACCGAGCTCGAGGTCGGCGACGCCGTGCCCTCCGAGCGCGCCCTCACCGAGCGCTTCGACGTCTCCCGCATGACCGTCCGCCAGGCCCTCGACGCCCTCGTCGCCGAGGGCACGCTCGTCCGCGAGCAGGGCCGCGGCACCTTCGTCGCCCCCCGCCACGCCGACTTCGAGATGCGCCTCACGACGTTCGGCGAGGAGTCCCGCCGGCGCGGCCTCGAGCCCGGCGCCCAGGTCCTCCAGGCCGACACCGTACCCGCCGGCCCCCGCGTCGCCCGCGCCCTCGACCTCCCCGAGGGCGCGCCCGTGCACCACGTCTCCCGCCTCCGCACCGCCGACGGCACCCCCATGAGCATCGAGACCTCGTGGATCCCCGCGCACCTCGCCCCCGACCTCCTCGCCGACGGCGTCCCCGACAGCCTCTACGCCGTCCTCCGCGAGCTCAACCTCGGCCCCACCTGGGGCGAGGACGCCCTCCAGGCCGCCGACGCCACCACCACCGAGGCCGAACAGCTCGGCATGACCACCTCGCGTGCCGTCATGCGCACCCAGCGACGCTCCTACTCGGGTCAGACCGCAGTGATGTTCACGCAGTCGACCTTCCGCGGCGACCGCTACAGCGTCATCGTCCCCCTGCGCGAGGCCCGTCCCATGCTCGTCCCCCGGCCTCCCCGTGCCACCCAGCACGGACCCGGTGCGGTCGAGCCCGTCGCCGCCCAGCTCGCACCCGCCACGCTCGCACCGGCCCCGCTCGTACCAGCCCCGTTCGCCACCACCCCGGAAGGAGTCTCATGA
- a CDS encoding glucose PTS transporter subunit EIIB, with protein sequence MSTSDQERAAAILAALGGVDNIVEIDPCTTRLRALVTDPAVVDTAALRAAGAYGVAHHGRVIQVVVGPEVDTIASALDDLM encoded by the coding sequence ATGAGCACGTCCGACCAGGAGCGCGCCGCCGCGATCCTCGCCGCGCTCGGCGGCGTCGACAACATCGTCGAGATCGACCCGTGCACCACCCGTCTCCGAGCGCTCGTCACCGACCCCGCCGTCGTCGACACCGCCGCGCTCAGGGCCGCAGGCGCCTACGGCGTCGCACACCACGGCCGCGTCATCCAGGTCGTCGTCGGACCCGAGGTCGACACGATCGCCTCAGCGCTCGACGACCTCATGTAG
- a CDS encoding PTS glucose transporter subunit IIA, with amino-acid sequence MTAPLEVLAAVAGRTMAMSEVDDPVFSAGYVGPGVAIVPDPERGRDAVAPIDGTIVKVHPHAFVVKGDDGRAVLVHLGINTVQLEGEGFTVHRQQGDVVARGDVLITWDPAAVEAGGRSAVCPVVALEAPADALTGTPADGSDVTASDTLFVWG; translated from the coding sequence GTGACCGCACCCCTCGAGGTTCTCGCGGCCGTCGCGGGCCGCACCATGGCGATGTCCGAGGTCGACGACCCCGTCTTCTCCGCGGGCTACGTCGGACCCGGCGTCGCCATCGTCCCCGACCCCGAGCGCGGCCGCGACGCCGTCGCCCCCATCGACGGGACGATCGTCAAGGTCCACCCCCACGCGTTCGTCGTCAAGGGCGACGACGGCCGCGCCGTCCTCGTCCACCTCGGCATCAACACCGTCCAGCTCGAGGGCGAGGGCTTCACCGTCCACCGTCAGCAGGGCGACGTCGTCGCGCGCGGCGACGTCCTCATCACGTGGGACCCCGCCGCGGTCGAGGCAGGCGGCCGCTCCGCCGTCTGCCCCGTCGTCGCGCTCGAGGCCCCGGCCGACGCCCTCACCGGGACGCCCGCCGACGGCAGCGACGTCACCGCGAGCGACACTCTGTTCGTCTGGGGCTGA
- a CDS encoding NAD(P)/FAD-dependent oxidoreductase: MPQDDLTEVSRAQKSAAPTSRKVPRIVVLGGGSVGLYSARRIRKRLGGREAAIVVVDPRPYMTYQPFLPEVAAGSIDGRHGVAPLRRAVKGVDLLQGMVTHIDHANRRVTIAPESGETYTIRYDHLVVGLGAVSRTLPIPGLAETAIGFKTVEEAVAVRNQVLNRIDVASSTWDPATRRRMLTFVFVGGGFAGVEAIGEVESMARAAVRYYPEIDASDLRFVLVEGSPRILPEVSAELGGYTLDQMRKRDMEIYLSTFLSSCVDGHIVLSNGQEFDADTVVWTAGVKANPVLKDSDLPLDKLGRVTTNSYLQVVDADGTVVPDAWAAGDCAAVPDLVTGGTCPPNAQHAIRQANRLGENLAKGLRSVGPTEYSHRNVGAVASLGMYQGVAQMFGRIKVRGWFAWVLHRTYHVMAMPTWNRKVRIMAGWTGALFLKREVVSLGSIHDPRAAFRAASQPPAPKPAEAAATSPDAPTLAADPKADDKA, translated from the coding sequence ATGCCCCAGGATGATCTGACCGAGGTTTCGCGCGCCCAAAAGTCGGCCGCGCCCACGTCCCGCAAGGTGCCCCGCATCGTCGTGCTCGGCGGCGGCTCCGTCGGCCTCTACTCGGCCCGCCGCATCCGCAAGCGCCTCGGTGGGCGGGAGGCGGCGATCGTCGTCGTCGACCCGCGCCCCTACATGACGTACCAGCCGTTCCTGCCCGAGGTCGCGGCCGGCTCGATCGACGGCCGTCACGGCGTCGCGCCTCTGCGCCGCGCGGTCAAGGGCGTCGACCTGCTCCAGGGCATGGTCACGCACATCGACCACGCGAACCGTCGCGTGACGATCGCGCCCGAGTCGGGCGAGACCTACACGATCCGCTACGACCACCTCGTCGTCGGCCTCGGCGCCGTGTCGCGCACGCTGCCGATCCCGGGCCTCGCGGAGACGGCGATCGGCTTCAAGACGGTCGAGGAGGCGGTCGCGGTCCGCAACCAGGTCCTCAACCGCATCGACGTCGCGAGCTCGACGTGGGACCCGGCCACGCGCCGGCGCATGCTGACGTTCGTCTTCGTCGGGGGCGGCTTCGCGGGTGTCGAGGCGATCGGCGAGGTCGAGTCCATGGCGCGCGCGGCCGTGAGGTACTACCCCGAGATCGACGCGTCGGACCTGCGGTTCGTGCTCGTCGAGGGCTCGCCGCGCATCCTGCCCGAGGTGTCCGCGGAGCTCGGCGGCTACACGCTCGACCAGATGCGCAAGCGCGACATGGAGATCTACCTCTCGACGTTCCTCAGCTCGTGCGTCGACGGGCACATCGTCCTGTCGAACGGCCAGGAGTTCGACGCGGACACGGTCGTGTGGACCGCGGGCGTCAAGGCGAACCCGGTCCTCAAGGACTCGGACCTGCCGCTCGACAAGCTCGGTCGCGTGACGACGAACTCGTACCTCCAGGTCGTCGACGCGGACGGCACGGTCGTGCCCGACGCGTGGGCGGCGGGCGACTGCGCCGCGGTCCCCGACCTCGTCACGGGCGGCACGTGCCCGCCCAACGCGCAGCACGCGATCCGTCAGGCGAACCGCCTCGGCGAGAACCTCGCGAAGGGCCTGCGCTCGGTCGGCCCGACGGAGTACTCGCACCGCAACGTCGGCGCGGTCGCGTCGCTCGGCATGTACCAGGGCGTCGCGCAGATGTTCGGGCGCATCAAGGTGCGCGGCTGGTTCGCGTGGGTGCTGCACCGGACGTACCACGTCATGGCGATGCCGACGTGGAACCGCAAGGTCCGCATCATGGCGGGCTGGACCGGTGCGCTGTTCCTCAAGCGTGAGGTCGTCTCGCTCGGGTCGATCCACGACCCGCGTGCCGCGTTCCGTGCGGCCTCGCAGCCGCCTGCGCCCAAGCCCGCCGAGGCGGCGGCGACGTCGCCCGACGCTCCGACGCTCGCCGCGGATCCGAAGGCCGACGACAAGGCCTGA